From Jaculus jaculus isolate mJacJac1 chromosome 19, mJacJac1.mat.Y.cur, whole genome shotgun sequence, a single genomic window includes:
- the Lamtor5 gene encoding ragulator complex protein LAMTOR5: protein MPSGKKRGRCVAMNLVPLESPSGYAARPGHVTASSGGVGRAEPWGPGQTTGGMEATLEQHLEDTMKNPSIVGVLCTDSQGLNLGCRGTLSDEHAGVVSVLAQQAAKLTSDPTDIPVVCLESDNGNIMIQKHDGITVAVHKMAS from the exons ATGCCTTCCGGTAAAAAACGCGGACGCTGCGTCGCGATGAATTTAGTCCCTCTGGAGTCGCCGTCCGGGTACGCGGCTCGCCCGGGTCACGTGACTGCGTCTAGTGGCGGAGTGGGGCGCGCTGAACCGTGGGGTCCTGGGCAGACAACTGGTGGGATGGAGGCGACCTTAGAGCAGCACTTGGAGGACAC AATGAAGAATCCATCCATTGTTGGCGTCCTGTGCACAGATTCACAAGGACTTAATCTGGGCT GCCGTGGTACCCTGTCAGATGAGCATGCTGGAGTGGTATCTGTTCTAGCCCAGCAAGCAGCTAAGCTAACGTCTGACCCCACTGACATTCCTGTGGTATGTCTAGAGTCAGATAATGG GAACATTATGATCCAGAAACATGACGGCATCACGGTGGCAGTGCACAAAATGGCCTCTTGA